The Humulus lupulus chromosome 3, drHumLupu1.1, whole genome shotgun sequence genome window below encodes:
- the LOC133824809 gene encoding cytochrome P450 71AU50-like: MTDWLWKVVTLVLFLVGFGYVLRKKTKEKKKKNLPPGPKGYPFLGSLNLLGKLPHRDLQKLSQKYGPIMHIKLGLIPTIVVSSPKAAELFLKTHDLVFATRPPHEASKHISWEQRNLLFAPYGSYWRDMRKMCTLELLSPLKINSFRDMRRKEIGLFIEFAKNAASVCVAVDLSAKITTTNANMSCQMVFGKKYSDDELDPRGFKAIVQEFMHLTATPNLGDYIPFLAPLDLQGLTKRMKAVRKVFDDFFDRIIDEHLQSKDKDHDHEAKDFVDVMLRFMDSKQSEYCIDRSDIKAIVLDMLVGSMDTSATAIEWAMSELIKHPTTMKKLQEELKIMVGMERMVEESDLEKLPYLDMVIKESMRLHPVGPLLAPHAAMEDCTVDGFHIPKNSRVIINIWTIGRDPKCWNEPEKFFPERFVGSDIDLKGRDFELIPFGSGRRGCPGMQLGLTVVRLMVAQLVHCFNWELPDGMVASELDMSEEFGMSIPRAKHLVAIPSYRLKM; this comes from the exons ATGACTGATTGGCTATGGAAAGTAGTAACTTTAGTGCTCTTTCTAGTTGGTTTTGGTTATGTTCTAAGGAAGAAaaccaaagagaagaagaagaagaatcttCCTCCTGGCCCAAAAGGGTATCCATTTCTTGGAAGCTTGAACCTATTAGGCAAACTCCCTCATCGAGATTTGCAAAAATTGTCCCAAAAATATGGTCCAATCATGCATATCAAACTTGGTCTAATTCCCACCATTGTTGTCTCCTCTCCTAAGGCTGCTGAGCTTTTTCTAAAGACTCATGATCTTGTTTTCGCCACTAGACCACCTCATGAGGCCTCCAAGCACATTTCTTGGGAGCAAAGGAACCTGTTATTTGCTCCATATGGCTCTTATTGGCGCGACATGAGAAAAATGTGCACACTCGAGCTTCTGAGTCCTCTCAAGATCAACTCTTTTAGAGATATGAGGAGAAAAGAGATCGGCCTTTTTATTGAGTTTGCAAAAAATGCTGCTTCTGTTTGTGTTGCGGTCGATCTTAGCGCCAAGATCACAACAACCAATGCCAACATGAGTTGTCAGATGGTGTTTGGGAAGAAGTACTCTGATGATGAGTTAGATCCAAGAGGTTTCAAGGCAATTGTCCAAGAGTTTATGCACTTGACAGCCACTCCTAACTTGGGAGATTACATTCCTTTCCTTGCTCCACTTGATTTGCAGGGCTTGACAAAGCGCATGAAGGCTGTTAGAAAGGTGTTTGATGACTTCTTTGATAGGATCATTGATGAGCATCTTCAATCCAAAGATAAAGATCATGACCATGAAGCCAAGGATTTCGTCGATGTCATGTTGAGATTCATGGACTCTAAACAATCTGAATACTGCATTGACCGATCGGATATCAAAGCTATAGTTCTG GACATGCTTGTAGGATCAATGGATACATCAGCAACAGCAATAGAATGGGCAATGTCAGAACTCATCAAGCACCCAACAACAATGAAAAAACTCCAAGAAGAGCTCAAAATCATGGTGGGCATGGAAAGAATGGTGGAAGAATCAGACTTAGAAAAGTTGCCCTACTTAGACATGGTGATAAAGGAAAGCATGAGGCTTCATCCAGTGGGACCATTGTTAGCTCCCCATGCAGCCATGGAAGATTGCACAGTAGATGGCTTCCACATACCCAAAAACTCACGTGTGATCATAAACATTTGGACAATTGGGAGAGATCCCAAGTGTTGGAATGAGCCAGAAAAGTTTTTCCCAGAAAGGTTTGTGGGGAGTGACATAGATTTGAAAGGTAGGGACTTTGAGCTCATTCCATTTGGATCTGGAAGAAGAGGTTGCCCTGGAATGCAGCTTGGGCTGACTGTGGTGAGGTTGATGGTGGCTCAGCTTGTTCACTGCTTTAATTGGGAACTCCCTGATGGTATGGTGGCTTCTGAGTTGGATATGAGTGAGGAGTTTGGTATGTCTATTCCTAGGGCTAAACATCTTGTGGCTATTCCTAGTTACCGGCTTAAGATGTAG
- the LOC133824804 gene encoding dihydrolipoyl dehydrogenase, mitochondrial has product MALANLARRKGYLLSRTFSNQTSEALRYSLSLTSFSRGFASSGSDESDVVVIGGGPGGYVAAIKAAQLGLKTTCIEKRGTLGGTCLNVGCIPSKALLHSSHMYHEAMHSFANHGVKFASVEVDLPAMMGQKDKAVSNLTRGIEGLFKKNKVTYVKGYGKFISPSEVSVDTIDGGNTIVKGKNIIVATGSDVKSLPGITIDEERIVSSTGALALKEIPKKLVVIGAGYIGLEMGSVWGRLGSEITVVEFASEIVPSMDGEIRKQFQRSLEKQGMKFKLNTKVVGVDTSSSGVKLTLEPAAGGDQTTLDADVVLVSAGRSPFTSGLGLDKIGVETDKGGRILVNERFATNVPGVFAIGDVIPGPMLAHKAEEDGVACVEFIAGKVGHVDYDKVPGVVYTHPEVASVGKTEEQVKALGVEYRVGKFPFLANSRAKAIDDAEGLVKVLAEKETDKILGVHIMAPNAGELIHEAAIALQYDASSEDIARVCHAHPTMSEALKEAAMATYDKPIHM; this is encoded by the exons ATGGCTTTGGCAAACTTGGCCAGAAGAAAGGGTTACCTTCTTTCTAGAACCTTTTCCAACCAGACCTCTGAAGCTCTCAGGTACTCGCTTTCTCTTACCTCCTTCTCCAGGGGTTTTGCCTCTTCGGGATCTGATGAGAGCGATGTAGTGGTCATTGGTGGTGGTCCTGGCGGCTACGTGGCTGCAATCAAGGCCGCTCAGCTTGGACTCAAGACCACCTGCATCGAGAAGCGTGGGACTCTTGGAGGTACTTGCCTTAACGTTGGCTGCATACCCTCTAAG GCACTTCTTCATTCCTCCCATATGTACCATGAAGCTATGCATTCTTTTGCTAACCATGGAGTGAAGTTTGCATCTGTTGAAGTTGATTTACCTGCCATGATGGGTCAGAAGGATAAAGCTGTTTCTAACCTCACCCGAGGTATTGAAGGCTTATTCAAGAAGAATAAGGTGACCTATGTCAAGGGGTATGGTAAATTCATCTCCCCCTCGGAAGTTTCTGTTGACACTATAGATGGTGGGAATACCATTGTCAAAGGAAAGAATATTATCGTTGCTACTGGTTCTGATGTAAAATCTTTACCTGGCATTACTATTGATGAGGAGAGAATTGTCTCATCAACTGGAGCTTTGGCTTTGAAAGAAATCCCCAAAAAACTCGTTGTCATTGGAGCTGGATACATTGGCCTGGAGATGGGTTCTGTATGGGGCCGTCTTGGCTCTGAGATAACTGTTGTTGAGTTTGCCTCAGAGATTGTCCCCTCCATGGATGGAGAAATTCGCAAACAATTTCAGCGTTCGCTTGAGAAGCAAGGGATGAAATTTAAGCTTAACACCAAGGTTGTTGGAGTTGACACTTCTAGTAGTGGTGTGAAGCTGACACTCGAACCAGCAGCTGGGGGTGACCAGACCACTCTTGATGCCGATGTTGTTCTTGTATCCGCCGGCAGATCCCCATTCACATCTGGACTTGGTCTGGACAAGATTGGAGTTGAAACTGACAAGGGAGGGAGAATTCTAGTCAATGAGAGATTTGCAACAAATGTGCCTGGTGTTTTTGCTATTGGGGATGTCATTCCCGGGCCAATGTTAGCCCACAAGGCAGAGGAGGATGGAGTTGCTTGTGTAGAGTTCATTGCTGGCAAGGTTGGTCATGTGGACTACGACAAGGTCCCTGGTGTCGTTTACACTCACCCTGAGGTTGCATCGGTGGGAAAGACCGAGGAGCAGGTGAAGGCACTTGGTGTTGAATACCGTGTTGGAAAATTCCCTTTCCTAGCTAATAGCAGAGCCAAAGCAATTGATGATGCTGAAGGACTTGTCAAGGTTTTGGCCGAGAAGGAAACTGACAAGATTTTGGGAGTTCACATTATGGCCCCAAATGCTGGAGAGCTCATTCATGAAGCGGCAATAGCATTGCAGTACGATGCATCTAGTGAAGACATTGCTCGGGTGTGCCATGCGCATCCAACGATGAGCGAGGCATTGAAGGAGGCTGCCATGGCTACCTATGACAAACCCATTCACATGTAG
- the LOC133825857 gene encoding transcription termination factor MTERF2, chloroplastic-like, which translates to MLTRVTSRSFFSSRFTLQHMASNPSRSFLCLFSSRSSPTTTTNLDSRLALVDCLRNTYKLTKVQALSISDCFPSVKSTDKPHSVHKLFLEYGLSDTHIRSAVLGCPQTLFADADKTLRGKLEALVQLGMKGDDLGKFLSKNPTVLARSLENKLKPGIELLKDILGDDANSKDFMRILKCRWILWADHQRLLANRTFLKSCGLVGTQLAFVLKMEPRICLMHESELRDLVSRVLDMGVPLASNMFPHALHAIGGLRKETVTEKLELLGSLGFSEGESLEMFRRAPLVLRTSEEKLRFGVDFYLNTAKFKRSVLIRSPWLLMSSMEKRVIPRYKVLQVLKLKRLLVKEPSFYTMLQKTEGQFLLNFISKFQNYADELLVVYKGHKSGSIGSLKEEES; encoded by the coding sequence ATGCTAACCCGTGTTACTTCTCGTTCATTCTTCTCTTCACGTTTCACTCTgcaacatatggcttcgaacccATCAAGAAGTTTTCTGTGCCTTTTCTCCTCTCGTTCTTCACCCACCACAACCACAAACTTAGACTCAAGATTGGCTCTGGTTGATTGCCTTAGAAATACCTACAAACTCACCAAAGTACAagctctctccatatctgattgCTTCCCATCAGTTAAGTCCACTGATAAGCCACATTCAGTTCATAAACTTTTTCTGGAGTACGGTTTGTCGGACACTCATATAAGGTCTGCAGTCCTCGGGTGTCCTCAAACATTGTTTGCTGATGCTGACAAGACACTCAGAGGAAAGCTTGAGGCTTTGGTGCAGTTGGGAATGAAGGGTGATGATTTAGGCAAATTTCTTTCCAAGAACCCAACAGTATTAGCACGTAGTCTGGAGAATAAGTTGAAGCCGGGTATTGAACTTCTTAAGGACATTTTGGGAGATGATGCTAACAGCAAAGATTTTATGCGTATTCTCAAATGCAGATGGATTTTGTGGGCAGACCATCAAAGGTTATTGGCCAACCGTACCTTTCTAAAGAGTTGTGGGCTTGTTGGTACTCAGCTCGCTTTCGTTTTGAAGATGGAGCCTCGTATTTGCCTTATGCATGAATCTGAACTTAGAGATCTTGTTTCCAGGGTCTTAGATATGGGAGTTCCACTAGCTTCTAACATGTTCCCCCACGCACTCCACGCAATTGGTGGTTTGAGAAAAGAGACAGTTACAGAAAAGTTAGAACTGCTTGGAAGTCTTGGCTTTTCAGAGGGCGAATCCTTGGAGATGTTTAGAAGAGCACCTCTTGTGTTAAGAACTTCAGAGGAAAAATTGAGATTTGGAGTCGATTTCTATTTGAATACAGCTAAGTTTAAAAGGTCAGTGTTGATTCGATCGCCATGGTTGTTGATGTCTAGCATGGAGAAACGAGTGATTCCTCGGTACAAGGTTTTACAAGTTTTGAAGTTGAAAAGGCTGTTAGTGAAGGAGCCTAGTTTTTACACTATGCTGCAGAAAACAGAGGGCCAGTTCTTGCTGAACTTTATATCGAAGTTTCAAAATTATGCAGATGAACTCTTGGTAGTTTACAAGGGTCATAAGTCAGGCTCCATTGGTAGTTTAAAAGAAGAAGAATCTTAA